The Faecalibacter sp. LW9 genome has a segment encoding these proteins:
- a CDS encoding oligosaccharide flippase family protein, producing MGSLMRFLKDFYQNKGLLVFLSILVEKVVGLINTIFVVRLISTEDYGLITLIAALFGVFITFNGLGSVQGLLRYGALAKDVDAKQKLSQYIFKHGLKRHLVLLLVFIIVALFYELKYESIWMIIGFFGLRMFGYYIYSFVLNYYRVLNRNDYFAKISMIINGIGLVMAIALTYGLGTYGYLLGLALTPWLALIFIPRTFLQHIPKIIPHLDTQAFWKFSFNSSATYFLSELLFMLDVFLIGLLLNEAAVAQYKVAIILPMNLMFIPMIFMQTDYPKLVENSNNRDYLHFYIRNYYKLFIPLVSAMLFIGYWIKDWIVSFVFGSAYIQQGSIFYIILIAIAFNMCFRNLYGNLLSAVGLAHLNSRVAALSLLMMSILGYYLISVFAIRGAAIALAITFITMGMYSAYLFYSYLNHLPKNEDN from the coding sequence ATGGGAAGTTTGATGCGGTTTTTAAAAGACTTTTACCAAAACAAAGGGCTATTGGTATTTCTTTCCATTTTGGTTGAAAAAGTGGTCGGATTAATTAATACAATCTTTGTCGTACGATTGATTTCGACCGAAGATTATGGATTAATTACATTAATTGCAGCTTTATTTGGTGTTTTTATCACCTTCAATGGATTGGGAAGTGTTCAAGGCTTGCTTCGTTATGGTGCTTTAGCAAAAGATGTGGATGCAAAACAAAAGCTCTCGCAATATATTTTTAAGCATGGTTTAAAGCGGCATCTGGTTCTTCTTTTAGTATTTATTATCGTGGCGTTATTTTACGAATTAAAGTATGAATCCATCTGGATGATCATCGGTTTCTTTGGTCTTCGAATGTTCGGATATTACATTTATTCGTTTGTTTTAAATTATTATCGTGTTCTTAATCGAAATGATTACTTTGCGAAAATATCAATGATTATCAATGGAATAGGATTGGTCATGGCGATTGCCTTAACTTATGGCTTAGGAACCTATGGGTATTTACTAGGGTTGGCTCTGACGCCTTGGTTGGCCTTAATTTTTATTCCACGCACTTTTTTACAACATATTCCGAAAATTATTCCCCATTTGGATACCCAAGCCTTTTGGAAATTTTCATTCAATTCATCCGCGACCTATTTCCTATCTGAACTTTTGTTTATGCTAGATGTATTCTTGATTGGATTATTATTGAATGAAGCTGCCGTGGCACAGTACAAAGTGGCGATTATTTTACCTATGAATTTGATGTTTATTCCCATGATATTTATGCAAACGGATTACCCCAAATTGGTAGAAAATTCGAACAACAGAGATTATCTCCACTTCTATATTCGTAATTACTATAAACTGTTCATTCCTTTGGTTAGTGCGATGCTTTTTATTGGCTATTGGATAAAAGATTGGATTGTCTCATTTGTTTTTGGTTCAGCCTACATACAACAAGGATCGATATTTTATATTATTCTTATAGCTATTGCTTTTAATATGTGCTTTCGAAACTTATATGGCAACTTACTTTCTGCCGTAGGTTTAGCTCATCTTAATTCGAGAGTAGCTGCCCTATCGCTCCTTATGATGTCCATCTTAGGGTATTATTTGATTTCAGTTTTTGCAATTAGGGGTGCAGCAATCGCTTTAGCAATTACTTTTATTACAATGGGTATGTACTCTGCTTATTTATTTTATTCTTACTTGAATCATTTGCCAAAAAATGAAGACAACTAA
- a CDS encoding asparagine synthase-related protein, producing MKGFQIHVKKGRVKIQSFIQSHHFDNDVFEDEDLSFGIEGVLLNKKQIEKNTPPTQHYLQYLYQTHPLDAIKQLEGEIVGYIFDQQQKKLSVFTNFTGTRKCFYYASENEVIIDTDLPRLVKTLKANHIPYTVDEFAMYSLLVCGNTLENHTPIQQIKKLCDAEILQLDITSNQLEIHSYHQPLPSFQGTKEEALHRINEIFIEATKLEFDKDLELHLPSFALLSGGLDSRMTLINAIQEGYSIAKAFCFSQKGYWDEVLAEKIAKDYQTPFHFVSLNGGEYIIAVDDIFQKSHGLVSYTSAAHTNYAYQYIPCHSYGLIHSGQLGDGILGSFNKHPFPHPPTSEKIVVMPRLFHRMKAQFQEIIQSYDREELFLMRNVGYNRAVIGSYMAESLDSYQTSPFMHSEFIRFAQSLPEDWKYQQKIYIDWINTYQKNATQYIWERTLLKPTSHIKTWIGDKLMKRFFRIWKTKVTRDIERSNMTAYDYYFERNIQLQQEANQYFEENIQRVNFPTLKEDMILQFTHGSFTEKAAVLTVLSNFKHYF from the coding sequence ATGAAAGGTTTTCAAATACATGTAAAAAAAGGGAGAGTAAAAATTCAATCGTTTATTCAATCCCATCATTTTGATAATGATGTTTTTGAAGATGAAGATTTATCCTTTGGAATAGAAGGGGTTTTGCTTAATAAAAAACAAATCGAAAAAAATACACCTCCAACACAACACTATCTGCAATACCTTTATCAAACTCATCCGTTGGATGCGATAAAGCAATTGGAGGGCGAAATTGTAGGATATATTTTTGATCAACAGCAAAAAAAATTATCTGTATTTACAAATTTTACAGGGACCCGAAAATGTTTTTATTATGCTTCAGAAAATGAAGTGATTATCGATACCGATTTGCCTCGTTTGGTAAAGACATTAAAAGCCAATCATATCCCTTATACTGTTGATGAATTTGCAATGTATTCGCTTTTAGTTTGTGGCAATACGTTGGAGAATCATACCCCTATTCAACAAATTAAAAAGTTATGTGATGCAGAAATCTTACAACTTGATATCACATCAAATCAATTGGAGATTCACTCTTATCATCAGCCACTTCCTTCTTTTCAAGGAACAAAAGAAGAAGCACTTCATAGAATTAATGAAATTTTTATAGAAGCGACGAAATTAGAATTTGATAAAGATCTTGAATTGCATTTACCTTCCTTTGCTTTGTTAAGTGGAGGTTTAGATTCGCGAATGACTTTAATCAATGCTATACAAGAAGGCTATTCCATAGCCAAAGCATTTTGCTTCTCACAAAAAGGGTATTGGGATGAGGTTTTGGCGGAAAAAATTGCAAAGGATTATCAAACACCATTTCATTTTGTTTCGTTGAATGGTGGTGAGTATATTATTGCTGTCGACGACATCTTTCAAAAATCACACGGACTAGTGAGTTATACATCGGCTGCACATACCAATTATGCTTACCAATATATACCTTGTCATTCTTATGGTTTAATTCATAGTGGGCAATTGGGCGATGGGATTTTAGGTTCGTTTAATAAGCATCCGTTTCCACATCCACCGACTTCCGAAAAAATTGTCGTTATGCCTCGTTTGTTTCATCGAATGAAAGCTCAATTTCAAGAGATTATTCAATCCTATGATCGTGAAGAACTATTTTTAATGCGAAATGTTGGGTATAATCGTGCCGTTATTGGATCATATATGGCTGAAAGTTTAGATTCTTATCAGACTTCTCCATTTATGCATTCTGAATTTATTCGTTTTGCCCAAAGTTTACCAGAAGATTGGAAATATCAACAGAAAATTTATATCGATTGGATCAATACGTATCAAAAGAATGCCACCCAATATATCTGGGAGCGAACATTATTAAAGCCAACATCACATATTAAAACGTGGATTGGAGATAAGCTGATGAAACGTTTTTTCCGTATTTGGAAAACAAAAGTAACGCGCGATATTGAAAGATCTAATATGACGGCATATGATTACTATTTTGAACGTAATATTCAATTACAACAGGAAGCGAATCAATATTTTGAAGAAAATATTCAGCGCGTGAATTTTCCTACGCTTAAAGAAGATATGATCCTGCAATTTACACACGGATCTTTTACTGAGAAAGCGGCTGTTCTTACGGTTTTATCCAACTTTAAACATTATTTCTGA
- a CDS encoding glycosyltransferase family 4 protein, which translates to MQSHRKHILFLASWYPQRNSLDNGDFIQRHAQAVATLHDVTVVHAIKDPRLKTAKFEIEQRSIQGVKEIIVYVKPSLFRPFNFFYLLQGFLVGIQQVKSFDLIHLNVVFPAGIIALYLKSKFKVPVVLTEHWTHLHHNKFKELARYKQITIRRILEHMDAIVPVSDHLGKSLQQIQPSITYQVVPNVVDLNQFKLSSTKDFHITRFLHLSHLGDEHKNISGMLRVAKKLVDHGYEFEFHMGGNGDLNPILKFIQLHQLENWIIPFGRLKHDEVNEKMSAATCFVLFSRFENQPCVQAESFACGLPIIATDVGGIKEYLPEDYGILIESENEDQLYQAMKQVIEGHSFADAKEMNHYAKNHFSTPAIAQQFHQIYKQLFQ; encoded by the coding sequence GTGCAATCTCATCGTAAACATATTTTATTTCTTGCTTCTTGGTATCCTCAAAGAAATTCGTTGGATAATGGCGATTTTATACAGCGACATGCCCAAGCAGTAGCCACATTGCATGATGTAACAGTGGTACATGCAATTAAAGATCCCCGATTAAAAACGGCAAAATTTGAAATCGAACAACGTAGTATTCAAGGAGTAAAAGAAATTATCGTGTACGTGAAACCTTCCCTTTTTCGGCCATTCAATTTTTTTTATCTCTTGCAAGGTTTTTTAGTGGGGATTCAGCAGGTCAAATCCTTTGATTTGATTCATTTGAATGTTGTTTTTCCTGCCGGAATAATCGCATTATATTTAAAATCAAAATTTAAAGTTCCTGTGGTTTTAACCGAACATTGGACTCATTTACATCATAATAAATTCAAGGAATTAGCGCGATATAAACAAATCACAATACGAAGAATATTAGAACATATGGATGCAATTGTTCCTGTATCGGATCATTTAGGGAAATCGTTGCAACAAATTCAACCATCGATTACCTATCAGGTGGTGCCCAATGTAGTGGATTTAAATCAGTTTAAACTCTCTTCAACAAAAGATTTTCATATAACTCGTTTTCTCCACTTGTCTCATTTAGGGGACGAGCATAAAAATATTTCTGGAATGTTACGTGTCGCTAAGAAATTGGTGGATCATGGCTATGAATTTGAATTTCATATGGGTGGGAATGGTGATTTGAATCCCATTCTAAAATTTATACAATTGCATCAGTTAGAGAATTGGATTATACCATTTGGCCGATTGAAACATGACGAGGTGAATGAGAAAATGAGCGCAGCAACTTGTTTTGTTTTATTCAGTCGATTCGAAAATCAACCGTGTGTCCAAGCAGAGTCATTCGCTTGTGGTTTGCCCATTATAGCTACGGACGTGGGAGGGATTAAGGAATATTTACCCGAGGATTATGGGATATTAATTGAATCTGAGAATGAAGATCAATTATATCAAGCAATGAAGCAAGTAATCGAAGGGCATTCTTTTGCAGACGCGAAAGAAATGAATCATTACGCAAAAAATCATTTTTCGACACCAGCTATCGCACAACAATTTCATCAAATTTATAAGCAACTATTCCAATGA
- a CDS encoding lipopolysaccharide biosynthesis protein — MKKRLEKFKTKNAKGVLSLMAGNTVAQLIMILGGFVLGRWYGPEHNGTYNVFLSFVAILSILTTFRLENIFVISKSTKAIRNLFSALLVITTVATFIFFIGYAVADEIFSLRTSLWVVLLSSIAGLFTAWYNLQTSLFTKYQLFNIISKGFVLNALVSVACQFIFFFLNYKENGLIYGTIIGTIISCVYFFTITKGRLKRPKYALLKSTIEKNKEIVKYTLPSDSLNAIANNLMPILIVFYFTKIEVAFFAMSAKMLVTPLLILSNAMSKVFFQKSASMMNHNPEQLFDLSLRIILYNVGAIGAFLLGMNVIGVYILEWILGKDWEGLHIYVFILSFWILCRSAMNPISQIVVVIRKNHYALYFNIYLVLITILSVLIGGARKDMLTTLYVYSVLAGIGYLIQLYFVLRELKLMKTRAISS; from the coding sequence TTGAAGAAGCGACTTGAAAAATTCAAAACAAAGAATGCCAAAGGTGTACTTTCGTTAATGGCCGGAAACACGGTAGCTCAATTGATTATGATATTGGGTGGTTTTGTCTTGGGAAGATGGTATGGTCCTGAACATAACGGAACCTACAATGTATTTTTAAGTTTTGTTGCCATTTTATCCATTTTAACGACTTTTCGATTGGAGAATATTTTTGTCATCTCTAAATCAACAAAAGCGATCCGAAATCTTTTTTCGGCTTTATTGGTCATTACAACAGTAGCTACATTTATCTTTTTCATAGGTTATGCTGTCGCAGATGAGATTTTTTCATTACGAACTTCACTATGGGTTGTTTTATTAAGTTCAATTGCCGGATTGTTTACGGCTTGGTATAATTTACAGACCTCATTATTTACCAAGTATCAATTGTTTAATATCATTTCCAAAGGATTTGTGTTAAACGCATTGGTTTCAGTCGCTTGTCAATTTATATTCTTTTTTCTGAATTATAAGGAGAATGGATTGATTTATGGAACAATTATCGGGACGATTATTTCGTGTGTATATTTCTTTACGATAACCAAAGGGCGCCTAAAAAGACCCAAGTATGCCTTACTGAAAAGTACAATTGAAAAAAATAAAGAAATCGTTAAATATACCTTACCATCAGATTCGTTAAATGCTATTGCGAATAACTTGATGCCGATATTAATTGTGTTCTATTTCACGAAGATCGAAGTGGCCTTTTTTGCGATGTCGGCAAAAATGTTAGTAACTCCGCTTTTGATTCTATCCAATGCCATGTCGAAAGTTTTCTTTCAAAAATCGGCGAGTATGATGAACCATAATCCAGAACAACTATTCGATTTATCCCTACGTATTATCTTGTACAATGTAGGTGCAATCGGTGCTTTTTTATTAGGAATGAATGTTATTGGTGTGTACATTCTGGAATGGATTCTCGGAAAAGATTGGGAAGGATTACATATTTATGTCTTCATACTATCATTTTGGATTTTATGCCGTTCTGCTATGAATCCCATTTCGCAAATTGTTGTGGTGATTCGCAAAAATCATTATGCTTTATATTTTAATATTTATCTGGTATTGATTACAATCTTATCCGTTTTAATCGGTGGTGCACGAAAAGATATGTTAACGACGTTATATGTGTATTCGGTATTGGCCGGTATAGGATATTTAATTCAGTTGTATTTTGTATTAAGGGAACTTAAACTCATGAAAACGCGTGCAATCTCATCGTAA
- a CDS encoding YjjG family noncanonical pyrimidine nucleotidase, whose translation MNTIKHVFFDLDNTLWDFRKNARFALAELYIKYDVENRYGFTFDEFHPHYHESNESLWALIRDKKITKEELRARRFKEAFDNLGIDNDALARIFEDEYMETITNYNEVVDGAMELLDYLKPKYKLHIITNGFIEVSKRKIETSDLNGYFDTVTYADEIKILKPDPRIFDLAIQKSGAKKEESIYIGDDWIADAVGAKAYGMSAIFFDRLDDNFEMDGVPTIKHLDEVRNYL comes from the coding sequence ATGAACACAATAAAACACGTCTTTTTTGACCTAGACAATACCCTTTGGGATTTCCGTAAAAATGCACGTTTTGCACTCGCCGAATTATATATTAAATACGATGTGGAAAACCGTTATGGTTTTACTTTCGATGAATTTCACCCCCACTACCACGAAAGCAACGAAAGCCTATGGGCTTTGATTCGTGACAAAAAAATTACAAAAGAGGAATTACGCGCGCGTCGTTTTAAAGAAGCCTTTGACAACTTAGGAATTGATAATGATGCATTAGCCCGTATTTTTGAAGATGAGTACATGGAAACCATTACCAACTATAATGAAGTGGTGGATGGAGCGATGGAATTATTGGATTATTTAAAACCGAAATATAAACTACACATCATCACGAATGGATTTATCGAAGTTTCGAAACGTAAGATTGAAACTTCTGATTTAAATGGTTATTTTGATACGGTAACGTATGCGGATGAAATTAAAATCTTAAAACCAGACCCTCGTATTTTTGATTTAGCCATTCAAAAATCAGGGGCTAAAAAAGAAGAATCCATATATATCGGTGACGATTGGATTGCAGATGCAGTGGGTGCCAAAGCCTATGGAATGTCAGCCATTTTCTTTGATCGTTTAGACGATAATTTTGAAATGGATGGTGTTCCAACCATCAAACATTTGGATGAGGTAAGAAATTATTTGTAA
- a CDS encoding SDR family NAD(P)-dependent oxidoreductase, with amino-acid sequence MKYNFKDKVVLITGSASGIGKIMSRKVLEKGAKEVVMLDYNLEGIQQVKQEFAHFGKTIHTYQVDLSQQDQVLAVIEKVKADLPKIDVLINNAGVIVGKYYTDHTVNDINYTMDINTIAVMLLANAFMPDMVARNEGVICNIASMAGLTSTPKMAAYVASKWAVVGFSETLWLEMKQQQKNVIINCVMPFYINTGMFDGVKSRVVPILDPEKVATKIISNIEKGKFRTPLPLPYWFIRTAQALMPNKIYDFVMGDIFGIYDSMEDFKGRTK; translated from the coding sequence ATGAAATATAATTTTAAAGACAAAGTCGTTTTAATTACTGGTTCTGCTTCTGGAATCGGAAAAATAATGAGCCGTAAAGTACTGGAAAAAGGTGCAAAAGAAGTGGTCATGTTGGATTATAATTTAGAAGGCATTCAACAGGTGAAACAAGAATTTGCCCATTTTGGAAAAACGATTCATACCTACCAAGTCGATTTATCGCAACAAGACCAAGTCTTAGCGGTCATCGAAAAAGTAAAAGCGGATCTCCCAAAAATTGATGTATTGATTAACAATGCTGGAGTTATTGTAGGGAAATATTATACCGATCATACGGTGAATGATATCAATTACACGATGGATATCAATACGATTGCCGTGATGTTGTTAGCCAATGCCTTTATGCCGGATATGGTTGCTCGTAACGAAGGGGTGATTTGTAATATAGCTTCGATGGCGGGATTAACGTCTACACCAAAAATGGCTGCTTATGTAGCCAGTAAATGGGCTGTAGTTGGTTTTTCGGAAACCTTATGGTTGGAGATGAAACAACAGCAAAAGAATGTTATCATCAATTGTGTAATGCCTTTTTATATCAATACCGGTATGTTTGATGGGGTAAAATCGCGAGTAGTTCCGATTTTAGATCCAGAGAAAGTAGCCACTAAAATTATCTCGAATATCGAAAAAGGAAAATTCAGAACACCATTGCCGTTACCTTATTGGTTTATACGAACAGCTCAAGCGTTGATGCCGAATAAGATTTATGATTTTGTGATGGGAGATATTTTCGGAATTTATGATTCGATGGAAGATTTTAAAGGAAGAACGAAATAA
- the rraA gene encoding ribonuclease E activity regulator RraA: MKNIKTADLCDDYIDELKVALPIGFNNYGGKKAFHGEIVTIKCLDNNPLVRATLSENGKGKVLVVDGEASKKCALAGDNIAQLAFENEWAGIIINGCIRDSEAIGRIAIGVKALYTNPIKSGKLEVGKINIPITFANVTFYPGEYVYSDEDGIVISKTPLH, translated from the coding sequence ATGAAAAACATTAAAACAGCTGATTTATGCGATGATTACATCGATGAGTTAAAAGTTGCTCTCCCCATAGGTTTCAATAATTATGGTGGAAAGAAAGCATTTCACGGCGAAATTGTCACCATTAAATGTTTAGACAATAATCCGTTGGTTCGTGCCACCTTATCCGAAAATGGAAAAGGTAAAGTATTGGTGGTCGATGGGGAAGCATCGAAGAAATGCGCTTTAGCTGGAGATAATATTGCACAATTGGCGTTTGAGAATGAATGGGCGGGTATTATTATCAACGGTTGTATCCGCGACAGTGAGGCAATTGGTCGAATTGCTATTGGGGTAAAAGCACTGTATACGAATCCGATAAAAAGTGGAAAACTAGAAGTTGGAAAAATCAATATTCCGATTACATTTGCGAATGTAACATTTTATCCAGGTGAATATGTATATTCAGACGAAGATGGAATTGTTATTTCTAAAACTCCATTGCATTAA
- a CDS encoding LURP-one-related family protein: MSINQLQFPLDFKFHIATISNDFSVTDAKGQSVFYVREKMFTWRDRIKVYSNSKQTELLYELTSNKLIDFQQTFTITDRNGKVVGKARRKTLKSFWTATFHIYDTNDNHIFTIKERSGLVRMMDGVFGEIPILGFFSGYVFNPKYALSDLSGKELMEISKEPSFFGRKFKLEKLADTEGNDELFILSYMMLLIADRNRG, from the coding sequence ATGTCAATCAACCAACTTCAATTTCCATTAGATTTTAAATTCCATATCGCTACCATTTCCAATGATTTCTCAGTTACCGATGCTAAAGGACAATCTGTTTTTTATGTCAGAGAAAAAATGTTTACATGGCGCGATCGCATTAAAGTTTATTCAAATTCAAAACAAACAGAATTACTTTACGAATTAACATCCAACAAACTCATCGACTTTCAGCAAACATTTACGATTACCGACCGCAATGGAAAGGTTGTAGGAAAAGCACGTCGCAAAACCTTAAAATCATTTTGGACCGCAACATTTCATATTTATGATACCAATGACAATCATATCTTTACAATAAAAGAAAGAAGTGGATTAGTTCGTATGATGGATGGCGTTTTTGGTGAAATTCCTATTCTTGGCTTCTTTTCTGGTTATGTTTTTAATCCAAAATATGCTTTAAGTGATTTGTCAGGAAAAGAATTAATGGAAATTTCTAAAGAGCCTTCATTTTTTGGAAGAAAATTTAAATTAGAAAAACTCGCTGATACAGAAGGAAATGACGAATTATTTATCCTAAGTTATATGATGCTTTTGATCGCTGACCGAAATAGAGGATAA
- a CDS encoding PfkB family carbohydrate kinase: MSLLTVGTVAFDKLESPFGKTDKILGGAATYISMASSLLGVETGLVSVVGGDFPEEYIDLLKSKNVDLAGLEIVADGKTFFWEGKYHNDLNTRDTLTTELNVLETFNPVVPQNWKNADVLMLGNLHPLVQAGVLEQMENRPKLVVLDTMNFWMDCAWEELMAVIKNVDVISINDEEARQMSGEYSLRKAARKIAEMGPKTVIIKKGEHGALLFQGDQVFYAPALPMEEVFDPTGAGDTFAGGFSGYLAKTNDFSFENMKRAIIFGSALASVTCEKFGTESLQNLDVDALNDRLNEFRELMRFEQIEF; this comes from the coding sequence ATGAGTTTATTAACAGTAGGTACAGTTGCCTTCGATAAATTAGAATCACCATTCGGGAAAACAGATAAAATCTTAGGTGGAGCAGCAACATACATCAGTATGGCTTCTTCATTATTAGGTGTTGAAACAGGATTAGTTTCTGTAGTTGGTGGAGATTTCCCTGAAGAATACATCGATTTATTAAAATCGAAAAATGTTGATTTAGCAGGTTTAGAAATTGTAGCTGATGGTAAAACTTTCTTTTGGGAAGGTAAATACCACAACGATTTAAATACACGTGATACGTTAACAACTGAGTTAAATGTATTAGAAACTTTCAATCCAGTAGTTCCTCAAAACTGGAAAAACGCTGACGTATTAATGTTAGGAAACTTACATCCATTAGTACAAGCAGGAGTTTTAGAGCAAATGGAAAATCGTCCAAAATTAGTAGTTTTAGATACGATGAACTTCTGGATGGATTGTGCTTGGGAAGAGTTAATGGCAGTCATCAAAAATGTTGATGTAATTTCGATTAACGACGAAGAAGCGCGCCAAATGTCAGGTGAATACAGCTTACGTAAAGCTGCTCGTAAAATCGCTGAAATGGGACCAAAAACGGTGATCATTAAGAAAGGAGAGCACGGAGCTTTATTATTCCAAGGAGATCAAGTTTTCTATGCACCAGCATTACCAATGGAAGAAGTTTTCGATCCAACAGGAGCAGGAGACACTTTCGCAGGTGGATTCTCTGGATACTTAGCAAAAACAAATGATTTCTCTTTCGAGAACATGAAACGTGCGATTATCTTCGGATCGGCATTAGCATCTGTTACTTGTGAAAAATTCGGTACTGAATCATTACAAAACTTAGATGTTGACGCTTTAAATGATCGTTTAAACGAGTTCCGTGAATTAATGCGCTTCGAACAAATTGAATTCTAA
- the hisS gene encoding histidine--tRNA ligase, with protein sequence MAVQKPSIPKGTRDFSPLEVNRRQYIINTIKKQFVLFGFSPIETPSFENLSTLTGKYGEEGDRLIFKILNSGDYLGKVDEQLLADRNSQKLIPHISEKALRYDLTVPFARYVVQHQNEIIFPFKRYQIQPVWRADRPQKGRFREFYQCDADVVGSNSLLQEVDFVQLYDSVFTQLNAPVEIHINNRKILSGLAEVADISAQLIDFTVALDKLDKIGEEAVKEEMRGKGISEEAITILSPLFSMNGDYKSQFAQLKEILATSETGLKGIEELEFVFEQTENIGLQSADLILNLTLARGLDYYTGAIYEVKAKIGEFTSSIGGGGRYDDLTGIFGLKDISGVGISFGLDRIYLVLEDNNLFPALEDSTNIQALFINFGNKEVAEAMKLVKQLRLQGINTEVYPDDAKMKKQMGYADKKGIKKVILLGEKEIQEQKATVKDMVTGEQFEVAFADLVNAL encoded by the coding sequence ATGGCAGTTCAAAAACCATCGATTCCAAAAGGAACAAGAGATTTTTCTCCTTTAGAAGTGAATCGCCGTCAATATATTATCAATACCATTAAGAAGCAATTTGTTTTATTTGGTTTCTCACCCATCGAAACTCCTTCATTCGAAAATTTATCAACTTTAACAGGTAAATACGGAGAAGAAGGTGATCGTTTAATCTTTAAGATTTTAAATTCTGGAGATTATTTAGGAAAAGTAGACGAACAATTATTAGCGGACAGAAACAGTCAAAAACTAATTCCTCATATTTCGGAGAAAGCATTACGTTACGATTTAACGGTACCTTTTGCCCGTTACGTGGTGCAGCACCAAAACGAAATCATATTCCCATTTAAACGTTACCAAATTCAACCCGTATGGCGTGCAGACCGTCCTCAAAAAGGTCGTTTCCGTGAGTTTTACCAATGTGATGCCGATGTGGTTGGATCGAATTCGTTATTACAAGAAGTGGATTTTGTCCAATTATACGATTCCGTTTTTACCCAATTAAATGCGCCTGTCGAAATCCATATCAATAACCGTAAAATCTTATCAGGTTTAGCGGAAGTGGCAGATATTTCAGCTCAATTAATTGATTTTACTGTCGCTTTAGATAAGTTGGATAAAATTGGGGAAGAAGCGGTAAAAGAGGAAATGCGCGGAAAAGGAATTTCAGAAGAAGCCATTACGATTTTATCACCATTATTCTCAATGAATGGAGATTACAAATCGCAATTTGCTCAATTAAAAGAAATTTTAGCAACATCTGAAACGGGGTTAAAAGGAATCGAAGAATTAGAATTTGTTTTTGAACAAACGGAAAATATCGGTTTACAATCAGCAGATTTAATCTTAAACTTAACGTTAGCACGTGGTTTAGATTACTATACAGGAGCTATTTACGAAGTTAAAGCGAAGATTGGAGAATTTACTTCATCGATTGGTGGAGGTGGTCGTTACGACGATTTAACAGGAATTTTTGGTTTAAAAGATATTTCAGGAGTTGGAATCTCTTTTGGATTAGACCGTATCTACTTAGTGTTAGAAGATAATAATTTATTCCCTGCGTTAGAAGATTCAACGAATATTCAAGCGTTATTCATCAACTTTGGAAACAAAGAGGTGGCTGAGGCGATGAAATTGGTGAAACAATTGCGTTTACAAGGGATTAATACAGAAGTGTATCCCGATGATGCAAAAATGAAAAAGCAGATGGGGTACGCGGACAAAAAAGGAATTAAGAAAGTCATTTTATTAGGCGAAAAAGAAATCCAAGAGCAAAAAGCAACCGTAAAAGATATGGTTACGGGAGAGCAATTCGAAGTGGCTTTTGCGGATTTGGTAAATGCTTTATAA